A region of Chelonia mydas isolate rCheMyd1 chromosome 7, rCheMyd1.pri.v2, whole genome shotgun sequence DNA encodes the following proteins:
- the OGG1 gene encoding N-glycosylase/DNA lyase translates to MGRGGGPALWGHLPCRRSELRLELVLRCGQAFRWRESSAGHWTGVLAGRVWTLRQTEERLWYLVHQEEEEGSRPEATGQELQPRGSDPGSRQPEAPARAAPGGADGCDAQQILRDYFQLDVGLAGLYQAWGAVDPHFRKVAANFPGVRVLRQDPVECLFSFLCTSNNHLARITGMIERLCRAFGRRLCQLDAEPYHAFPSLQALAGVDTERRLRALGFGYRAKFVSQSAQAVLRQFGAEGLHQLRSTPYPEARRLLCALPGVGAKVADCVCLMALDKAEAVPVDTHVWQIARRDYGLELGSGARSVTMRVHSELGDFFRRLWGSHAGWAQAVLFCADLKMFQQNPGTSVGARGGPSPTAASPSRCRPTPALDAGGQDSTSPAATGTLYTEAAPATCVLTGKCHRGASRKRPRGEKCRTSPSLSPQGAL, encoded by the exons atGGGGCGCGGCGGGGGCCCGGCGCTGTGGGGCCACCTGCCCTGCCGGCGCTCGGAGCTGCGGCTGGAGCTGGTGCTGCGCTGTGGCCAGGCCTTCCG CTGGAGGGAGAGCAGCGCCGGGCACTGGACCGGGGTCCTGGCGGGCCGCGTGTGGACGCTCAGGCAGACGGAAGAGCGGCTCTGGTACCTGGTtcaccaggaggaggaggaaggcagccGCCCAGAGGCCACGGGGCAggagctgcagcccaggggaAGCGACCCGGGGAGCCGGCAGCCTGAGGCCCCCGCCAGGGCGGCTCCGGGCGGCGCGGACGGCTGTGATGCCCAGCAGATCCTCCGTGACTACTTCCAGCTGGACGTAGGCCTGGCCGGGCTGTACCAGGCCTGGGGCGCAGTGGACCCGCACTTCCGGAAAGTGGCTGCCAATTTCCCAG GCGTCCGCGTGCTGCGCCAGGACCCCGTCGAGtgcctcttctccttcctctgcacctCCAACAACCACCTGGCGCGCATCACGGGCATGATTGAGCGCCTCTGCCGGGCCTTCGGGCGCCGTCTCTGCCAGCTGGACGCGGAGCCGTACCACGCCTTCCCCTCGCTGCAGGCCCTGGCCG GGGTTGACACTGAGCGCCGGCTCCGGGCTCTGGGCTTTGGCTACCGGGCAAAGTTTGTGAGCCAGAGCGCCCAGGCTGTGCTGAGGCAGTTTGGGGCCGAGGGGTTGCACCAGCTGCGCAGCACCCCCTACCCGGAAGCCAGGAGGCTGCTCTGCGCCCTGCCCGGCGTGGGAGCCAAG GTGGCGGACTGCGTGTGCCTGATGGCGCTGGACAAGGCGGAGGCTGTGCCCGTGGACACCCACGTGTGGCAGATTGCCCGGCGGGACTACGGCCTGGAACTGGGCTCAGGCGCCCGGAGTGTGACGATGCGCGTGCACAGTGAGCTCG GAGACTTTTTCCGGAGGCTCTGGGGATCCCACGCAGGCTGGGCGCAGGCG GTTCTCTTCTGTGCCGATTTAAAGATGTTCCAGCAGAACCCTGGCACAAGTGTTGGGGCAAGGGGGGGCCCATCCCCAACAGCGGCTTCTCCGTCCCGTTGCagacccacccctgccctggacGCAGGGGGGCAGGACTCGACTTCGCCTGCGGCCACAGGGACTCTGTACACAGAAGCAGCTCCAGCCACTTGTGTCCTGACTGGCAAATGCCACCGTGGGGCCAGCCGGAAGCGGCCCCGTGGGGAAAAGTGCcgcaccagccccagcctctccccacagggggcgctgtag